A region of the Electrophorus electricus isolate fEleEle1 chromosome 7, fEleEle1.pri, whole genome shotgun sequence genome:
cctttCTGACTTTATTGGACATGGCATGTGTATTGGGAGTTCTCTTAGAGATGTTCAAAACCACCACACAGTTCATGACTGTTATGGCTgtcacagacatcacaaacatcaggtacctgagtgacacacacacacacacacacacacacacacacacacacacacacacacacacacactcgtttaAACCTGCAGGGACCTTTCTGTTCCAACACAGCCACCTGAGAGTAGGAAGAGCAGGAAGAGCAGGACCGTTCTCTTACTTCCCGATCAGGGGAACAGCTAGGGAGGTTTCTGGAACTTTCTTGgcaatgaggaagaggaagactgTCTGGGCCAGAAGGATGATAATGGACATGGTGCACTTCTGACCtccagctgacacacacacacacacacacacacacacacaccccccaaaaaCCCACATCAGTGAAGGGTTGTATTAGCATGGCTTGTGTGCAGAGGAACCCATGGCCAGAGCTCCAGTCTGACCCTGTCTGAGTCCCAGTTTGTTCTGGCTCACATGGATCCTCGAagatgattcttttttttttaaaacaattttatatattttgggTCTGGTGTATAAGAGCCTCTCAGAGGCACCACCCGACACCACCCAACAACACCTGACAGCACTCAACAGCAACCGTCAACACCAGTCAACGTTCAACACTACCAGTCAACCCTCAACACCACCAGTCAACACCAGTCAGTTTTGCCTCCTGCTCTATGTAAAACTGCTGCAGATGCCCTCTGACCTTTGGCAGGCAGGAAGTAGACGAGCAGGCCGAGTGAGGAGAAGAGGACGCAGGGTGCGATGATGTTGATGACGTAGAAGAGCGGCTTCCTCTGGATGACCAAAAAGAAGACGATCTCCTGGTAGCCCAGCTCGTCGCGGCTGTACCTCTCATTCACCACTCTCTTAGCTGGGCGGTGCTTAATAACCCACTCACCATTTTCTAGCCAATCAGAATGCACAGAACAGACCAGAAGGATTTGACATCAGCATACAGAGCATTTGCATGTGGGGTGATGTTTTAATGCTTTGGGGCTCACCTGTGAAGGCCTCAGGGTCGATCTCGATCCACTCCACTACTGTGTCCTCCGAGTTCGTCAGCTTCAGCTCGATCTCATTAGCACTGTACATCTGAGACCTGTGGCGCAACACATCAGACATCAGAGCTACGGACTGCGGAGCTACTCATGTTTGATGAGCTCACTGTGAGCCCAACAGCCGGGTGGATTCTGTTCTTTGGCCATTTTCATCAAGAAAAGTCTTTGGTTGTTCGACTAACGTAATTTGTTGAGGGAGTTTTTTCCGCAAGTCTGAGAACAGCGGATTACAGTCCCATCACGTATGACgtataaacactgaacacaatCCTCATTCCACATAAGCTAAGGCAGGTGTGTGACTGCTGTTTCTTAATTCCACTTTACAGTTTTTATCTGAAGTTGCTAAAGTGGTCTGTCATGATGTTGGTTACAGAAAACTTGTGTGTCAGTTTAAGCTGATGTTTGTTGGAATATATCAAATAACACTTACACATTACATAGCCACTGCTACCATATAACCATACAAGTCTTGTGTAACAAtgtgaaacaaaacatgatattatactttatatatactatatactattatatatattatatataatagtgTTACTATTATattaatagtatatatatactattagtatagtatagtatatactattatatactatatatactactatatatactatatatactactATTATATAGTAGTACatactattatatactatatactactattatatactatatatatactgtgttactattatatataaaattatacttATATAATTTTAATGATATCAGTGTCCATAGTTTTCTTGCAATGTTACTCTCTATATAATACAGTAATTAATGGTTTACTTGTACTGTATCAGTGACTATGTACTGTAAAATGTCACTGCATGTTCCTTTTATGACCACTGGGTGGTGCTGTGGGCCACCTGAACACCATGGTGCAGTTCTGCCAGTCGAAGGGGAAGTAGTTGATTTTGATTGGACAGGAGCTGCGGTAGATAGCAGGAGGGAGCCAGTAGACCATGCCCTTTGGATCAATCAGAGCGTTTGTGTAGAGGGTGACCTCAAAATGCCCgtctacactacacacacacacacacacacacacacacacacacacagaagaaagaagggtgtaaaatttgtaaattgttacaaaacatttgaattagTATTCTTACATTAatgtttggttgttgttgttgttgttgttgttgttgtgggaCTCACTTGTTCTCCAGTATGATATCAGGCAGCCAGATGGTTTTGGAGGgaatgcgtgtgcgtgtgatgtTTTCATATACCTCAAAACCAGACCTGTTAGCCCACCTGAGCCTGTAGTCATaccactgctacagagagagagagagagagagaaagagagggagagagagagggagagagagagagagaaagcagtgcTTTAGCTGGCGATACATACCTGCCTGCCATAACATGAGGGACAataacccacccaaacacacacacacacacacaaactataaaAGGTTccctatttattattttctatccttattatttatttctttttttagatttattttcacttcttccctttattattattattattattacttttattattacttttattattactattattattattattattattattatcaccattatcattattattattatcatcactatactattattactactattattattactattattattatcactattattattactactattattattactattattattaatattattactattattatcactattattatcaccattgttattattattactattattaatattattattacatttattactattattattatcactattattattattattactactattattactattattatcactattattattatcaccattgttattattattttgttaatattattattacatttattactattattattatcaccattattattatcaccattattattattattataattattattattattattactattattattactattatatcattattattattattattattatttttatattattattattactattattattattattactactactattattactattattactgctattactattattgtcatcatcatcactactattattactactattattattattactattgttattattattattgttattattattaccattattactatcaccattattattattactgttatcaccattgttattattattattattattactattattgttattatttcagaccaattacAGTTCTCTAactcttaatttccataattgcaaaCGTTGTAATAttgtgtaatgttcatgttgtaatACTGCTGTGGCAGTACTAGAAttgtatatggtcatgccagtaaagctactgaactgaactgaactgagagagagagacagagagagagagggtgagacagaaaTAACTCTAGTTCAAAAGTATTtttgaaaaaggtttttaaaaggtttttcaaATTTAATTCAGACACGAGTGACCAATCAATGTTCTGGAagtttccttctctgctcttatAAACATGATTGTGGACAGATATGAGTGCTGTAACGCTCATTTCTAAAGGTCAGGAAGGGTCAGTAGTGAGCGGACTGGGCGACCTCAccatctccacccacacacacgtggtcAGGGTCTCCTCCTTCTcattctgtacacacacagtcagacagtgATCAGACAGATCCCATTTAAATTCATATAGACGATAATAATACTGATGAAgtacacatttttacacattgtgtgtacatttactacaccccccccccccccccccccccccccacacacacacaccaaagagaTGAGGTTGGTGAGGGTCATCTTCAGCTTGACCTCTGTGATGTCACCATTGTGCTCCATGGGTCTGATGTTCTTGTTGTATCCTCTCAGCAGATCTCCAAGTAGTGCCCCCTCTAGATTACACACACCTcctgcataacacacacacacacacacacacacacacacacacacacacagacctgcacatCTGTTTCATACATGATTTTAAAGCTTAAATCATGATCTCACAGccaaacactcaaacatatatacatgacatcacacatgaacaaaaacatgataGAGTAACAGCACAGAGTAACGGGACAGAGTAACGGGACAGAGTAACGGGACAGAGTAACGGGACAGTAATGGAACACAGTAACTATTGTGAAGTCTCTGTAGAAATTCTCTCCCATCAAAACTAAAGAgaaaaaactgaagaaaatcATTTGCATGTTTCAGATTTAGTACTGTGCAGAtcacctctgtgctgtgtttgtgctgtagtTCATGTGAATATGCATGGTCTCCTACATGGGTCTTTATTCATCTTCCAAATCTGAACTAAGAGTCATACTGCATTCCTGAAGTCCAGGATACTGGCCCACACACAGCCGcacagacctcacacacacccacacacagaccgcacagacccacagagacagcacagacccacacacagccgcacagacccacacatacccacacagacctcacacacacccaaactgacccacacacagacccacagagacagcacagacccacacacagccacatagACCCACACATAGACCCACACATAGACCCACACATAGACCCACACATAGACCCACACATAGACCCACACATAGACCCACACATAGACCCACACATAGACCCACATACAGACGACCCACCGGTGACATCtgagtaaagtgtgtgtgtgtgtgtgtgtgtgtgatgctcatCACTGTAGTTTATATAAAtcttaaatctttttttgcTTGGTAGCATGAAAGTGTTGCAGGTGTAATACTAAACAATCCGgttgatgaatgaatgaatggatgaatgaatgtgagATGAAGGCAGTCCTACCTGAGGGTAAGAGGGTGAACAGGATCCATCCCCACAGCGCTGGTAGAGGGAGCTCAGTCATGACTCCACACCTCAATGGTCACACTCACACTATAGCTTCTCCTCTTACcacctctgtttgtgtgtgtgtgtgtgtgtgtgggtgtgtgtgtgggtgtgtgagacaAGGGTTGAAGTAAgtgtgtatgagaaaggtgATAAAAGGGTTGGAGTGAATCTGAGCCAGTACTGTAACGGAggacaagcatgtgtgtgtgtgtgtatgtaagaggGACATTTCTAGGATAATAAGTGTGTTTTGTCTCATGGCCATGGTGTTATTTTCAGAATGCCTACTAAGATCTCACAGTTGACAGTCTCCACATTGTcagctgtctctgtctctgtttgtctctctctctaaaaggTCATTTCAGGTCAGGGTAAAGCTTTGGTCAGCAACAGTATCTGTGACAAACGGGAATCTAAACCTTAttcccgctctctctcactagtcactccctgtctctatctccccctccctctttttccctctttctgtcctgtctatccctccctttctctctttctgtgtttccaGCAGCTCTGGCCTCAGATGGAGTGATGAAAGTGGAGCTGTGGAAGGACAAGTGAAGGCAGCTGTCCTCtacctcccctcttctcttctccacttCTCTCTCAGCACTACAGCAGCCTTTTCCTGATCTGTACGTCAGGGAACGCCAGCAGCACATCCCGAGACAGGGTTGCGCACCTACAACCGACACAGCTGCGTAAATGCCGACCGAGGTTTTTAAAGTGTCTTTTTAAACGCTTCTCTGGGCCCGTTTCCCCTGGCCACATTACTCTGCTCCCTGACTGATCTACAAGCAGCTGTTACCCCCCTCCAGGTCATGGAGCACAGATAAAACTGCTCCCAGGTCAGTCAGAGATTTGACGTCTCACAGCTAATTAAAGTTCTGCAGGAAGAGTAACAGGACACATGTCTGAGCTTATCACCAAAATTCAGACAAATGTGAGAGGATTGTAGGTATTAAAGAGTTGGTCTATAGCAGGGCAGCGCATGTGCAGCTCAGCTGTCTGCACTTTCATGTCATCATGAGTCATCATGACATCAGATGCATCTGAACCCCGTAAAGGCTATTTAGAGACAGCAAGgtttgacccctgacccctgcgACACAGAAACCAGTGCTAAACACAGGTA
Encoded here:
- the chrng gene encoding acetylcholine receptor subunit gamma isoform X3 → MEHNGDITEVKLKMTLTNLISLNEKEETLTTCVWVEMQWYDYRLRWANRSGFEVYENITRTRIPSKTIWLPDIILENNVDGHFEVTLYTNALIDPKGMVYWLPPAIYRSSCPIKINYFPFDWQNCTMVFRSQMYSANEIELKLTNSEDTVVEWIEIDPEAFTENGEWVIKHRPAKRVVNERYSRDELGYQEIVFFLVIQRKPLFYVINIIAPCVLFSSLGLLVYFLPAKAGGQKCTMSIIILLAQTVFLFLIAKKVPETSLAVPLIGKYLMFVMSVTAITVMNCVVVLNISKRTPNTHAMSNKVRKVMLNVLPRLLRMRMQRWSPQGEQVEGSAFPRRRCSSLGLIAKADEYMLKTARSELMFTRLRERDGLMRKTLEKIQNGLAGTTAEDVSVSLALASAEVQQCVTSCKQIAESIKQQNHFQRENEEWFLVARVIDRLCFISMAVLFTLGTIGIFLMGHFNQAPSHPFPGDPKKYLPETSPLNTTG
- the chrng gene encoding acetylcholine receptor subunit gamma isoform X2, which encodes MTELPLPALWGWILFTLLPSGGVCNLEGALLGDLLRGYNKNIRPMEHNGDITEVKLKMTLTNLISLNEKEETLTTCVWVEMQWYDYRLRWANRSGFEVYENITRTRIPSKTIWLPDIILENNVDGHFEVTLYTNALIDPKGMVYWLPPAIYRSSCPIKINYFPFDWQNCTMVFRSQMYSANEIELKLTNSEDTVVEWIEIDPEAFTENGEWVIKHRPAKRVVNERYSRDELGYQEIVFFLVIQRKPLFYVINIIAPCVLFSSLGLLVYFLPAKAGGQKCTMSIIILLAQTVFLFLIAKKVPETSLAVPLIGKYLMFVMSVTAITVMNCVVVLNISKRTPNTHAMSNKVRKVMLNVLPRLLRMRMQRWSPQGEQVEGSAFPRRRCSSLGLIAKADEYMLKTARSELMFTRLRERDGLMRKTLEKIQNGLAGTTAEDENEEWFLVARVIDRLCFISMAVLFTLGTIGIFLMGHFNQAPSHPFPGDPKKYLPETSPLNTTG
- the chrng gene encoding acetylcholine receptor subunit gamma isoform X1 — translated: MTELPLPALWGWILFTLLPSGGVCNLEGALLGDLLRGYNKNIRPMEHNGDITEVKLKMTLTNLISLNEKEETLTTCVWVEMQWYDYRLRWANRSGFEVYENITRTRIPSKTIWLPDIILENNVDGHFEVTLYTNALIDPKGMVYWLPPAIYRSSCPIKINYFPFDWQNCTMVFRSQMYSANEIELKLTNSEDTVVEWIEIDPEAFTENGEWVIKHRPAKRVVNERYSRDELGYQEIVFFLVIQRKPLFYVINIIAPCVLFSSLGLLVYFLPAKAGGQKCTMSIIILLAQTVFLFLIAKKVPETSLAVPLIGKYLMFVMSVTAITVMNCVVVLNISKRTPNTHAMSNKVRKVMLNVLPRLLRMRMQRWSPQGEQVEGSAFPRRRCSSLGLIAKADEYMLKTARSELMFTRLRERDGLMRKTLEKIQNGLAGTTAEDVSVSLALASAEVQQCVTSCKQIAESIKQQNHFQRENEEWFLVARVIDRLCFISMAVLFTLGTIGIFLMGHFNQAPSHPFPGDPKKYLPETSPLNTTG
- the chrng gene encoding acetylcholine receptor subunit gamma isoform X4, coding for MTTGSGGLTGLVLRYMKTSHAHAFPPKPSGCLISYWRTNGHFEVTLYTNALIDPKGMVYWLPPAIYRSSCPIKINYFPFDWQNCTMVFRSQMYSANEIELKLTNSEDTVVEWIEIDPEAFTENGEWVIKHRPAKRVVNERYSRDELGYQEIVFFLVIQRKPLFYVINIIAPCVLFSSLGLLVYFLPAKAGGQKCTMSIIILLAQTVFLFLIAKKVPETSLAVPLIGKYLMFVMSVTAITVMNCVVVLNISKRTPNTHAMSNKVRKVMLNVLPRLLRMRMQRWSPQGEQVEGSAFPRRRCSSLGLIAKADEYMLKTARSELMFTRLRERDGLMRKTLEKIQNGLAGTTAEDVSVSLALASAEVQQCVTSCKQIAESIKQQNHFQRENEEWFLVARVIDRLCFISMAVLFTLGTIGIFLMGHFNQAPSHPFPGDPKKYLPETSPLNTTG